The genomic interval TCTATAAAAAAATAAATTAAGTCAAAACGCAATTATGCCTACTATAAACCAATTAATTCGCAAGGGAAGGGAAAAAGTTGTGTATAAAAGTAAGTCCAGGGCTTTACAATCCAATCCTCAAAAAAGGGGTGTTTGTACCCGGGTTTATACGACCACTCCGAAAAAGCCAAATTCGGCTTTGCGTAAAGTGGCTAAAGTGCGTTTGACAAATGGAATCGAAGTAATTTGTTATATTCCTGGAGAAGGGCACAATTTGCAAGAACACTCCATAGTATTAGTTAGAGGTGGAAGGGTAAAAGATTTACCAGGGGTACGATATACAATTGTAAGAGGCGCGTTAGATACAGCAGGTGTAAATAACCGGAAGAAGAGTCGTTCAAAGTACGGTTCAAAAAGACCTAAGAAATAAAAACAATCATTGCATAAAATAGCTGTTTCATTCAGTCATGAGAAAACATAAACCAAAGAAAAGAATTATTGAGCCAGATCCTAGATTTGGAGATGCTCTGGTAACGCAGTTTGTAAATAATATGATTTGGGAAGGAAAGAAAAGTA from Saprospiraceae bacterium carries:
- a CDS encoding 30S ribosomal protein S12, with the translated sequence MPTINQLIRKGREKVVYKSKSRALQSNPQKRGVCTRVYTTTPKKPNSALRKVAKVRLTNGIEVICYIPGEGHNLQEHSIVLVRGGRVKDLPGVRYTIVRGALDTAGVNNRKKSRSKYGSKRPKK